In the genome of Phycisphaeraceae bacterium, one region contains:
- the lptB gene encoding LPS export ABC transporter ATP-binding protein, with the protein MPLLDAKGLVKRYGGRTVVDGVSFHVEKAEIVGLLGRNGAGKTTSFRMTIGMIDSDGGQVFFDRREVSRLPMYRRARLGMGYLSQEPSVFSRLTVRDNLMAILEVTPLSRQQRESRCDELLARFGLRHKAHDQARTCSGGERRKLEIARALVTEPSLILLDEPFSGVDPLAIEDLQQELLQLRSMGIALLITDHNVQQTLKVCDRAYIIADGKVLREGAPRELINDELVKRAYIGSMFRGDEFDEPLERKRAARPAPAAALRPPGGGGR; encoded by the coding sequence GTGCCACTTCTCGACGCCAAGGGACTGGTGAAGCGTTACGGCGGCCGCACGGTCGTCGACGGTGTCTCGTTCCACGTCGAGAAGGCGGAGATCGTCGGCCTGCTGGGTCGCAACGGGGCTGGCAAGACGACCTCGTTCCGCATGACGATCGGGATGATCGATTCGGACGGGGGCCAGGTCTTCTTCGACCGTCGCGAGGTCTCGCGCCTGCCCATGTACCGGCGCGCCCGGCTGGGCATGGGGTACCTGTCGCAGGAGCCAAGCGTGTTCTCGCGCCTGACGGTGCGCGACAACCTGATGGCGATCCTCGAGGTGACCCCCCTCTCGCGCCAGCAGCGCGAGTCGCGCTGCGACGAGCTGCTCGCGCGCTTCGGGCTGCGCCACAAGGCGCACGACCAGGCGCGCACCTGCTCGGGGGGCGAGCGGCGCAAGCTCGAGATCGCGCGAGCGCTGGTCACCGAGCCCTCGCTCATCCTGCTCGACGAGCCCTTCTCGGGCGTCGACCCCCTCGCGATCGAGGACCTGCAGCAGGAACTCCTCCAGCTGCGCAGCATGGGCATCGCCCTGCTCATCACCGACCACAACGTGCAGCAGACGCTGAAGGTCTGTGACCGCGCGTACATCATCGCCGACGGCAAGGTGCTGCGCGAGGGTGCGCCGAGAGAACTGATCAACGACGAGCTCGTGAAGCGCGCGTACATCGGGTCGATGTTCCGCGGCGACGAGTTCGACGAGCCGCTCGAGCGCAAACGCGCTGCGCGCCCCGCGCCCGCCGCCGCCCTCCGGCCCCCGGGCGGGGGTGGACGATGA
- a CDS encoding DUF4870 domain-containing protein: MPYDPARAPITPLTDQERTWATLTHLLSGALAVATPVPGIIVALVLWLVKKDESSFLDDHGREAVNFWISVFLYALVIIPLATVLTCGMGVLLYIPMFIIAVIAVIQATMAASRGEFYRYPMTIRLI; the protein is encoded by the coding sequence ATGCCCTACGACCCAGCCCGAGCGCCCATCACGCCGCTGACCGACCAGGAAAGGACCTGGGCCACGCTGACCCACCTGCTGTCGGGCGCGCTGGCGGTCGCGACGCCCGTCCCGGGGATCATCGTGGCGCTCGTGCTGTGGCTGGTGAAGAAGGACGAGTCGTCGTTCCTCGACGACCACGGTCGCGAGGCGGTGAACTTCTGGATCAGCGTGTTCCTCTACGCGCTGGTGATCATCCCTCTCGCGACGGTGCTGACCTGCGGCATGGGCGTGCTGCTCTACATACCCATGTTCATCATCGCGGTCATCGCGGTGATCCAGGCCACCATGGCCGCCAGCCGGGGCGAGTTCTATCGCTACCCGATGACGATCCGCCTGATCTGA
- the pdxA gene encoding 4-hydroxythreonine-4-phosphate dehydrogenase PdxA, giving the protein MSRRDEQDRTAAPRRPTIALSMGDPLGIGPEIIVKTLADPAIRRSARFLVFGLHGCLLDAAERAGVEPFWRKVPAHSALAESGASHDILVLDDDRFADAAHLARQGEARPSREGGAASFQFVEDAIASTRRKPGDPLRADAIVTAPISKEAWALAGRSKYPGHTELLATRFQSKRVAMMFDSPTLRVVLATIHVPLMDLQGLLTIGRVFDPIDLGNDALRRLGVERPRIAVCGLNPHAGEGGLFGDEEQRLIEPAIRLAQEAGIDARGPFPADTVFNRAVRGEFDLVVAMYHDQGLIPVKLLAWDSAVNVTLGLPVVRTSPDHGTAFDIARQNKADAGSLSRAVELAVRMSAISDAD; this is encoded by the coding sequence GTGAGCCGACGCGACGAACAAGATCGGACAGCCGCGCCCCGGCGCCCCACGATCGCCCTGTCGATGGGCGACCCCCTGGGCATCGGCCCGGAGATCATCGTCAAGACCCTGGCTGACCCCGCGATCCGGCGGTCCGCGCGGTTCCTGGTCTTCGGCCTGCACGGGTGTCTCCTCGACGCCGCCGAGCGGGCCGGGGTCGAGCCCTTCTGGCGGAAAGTTCCGGCCCACTCGGCCCTCGCCGAGAGCGGGGCGTCGCACGACATTCTGGTGCTCGACGACGACCGCTTCGCCGACGCGGCGCACCTCGCGCGCCAGGGCGAGGCGCGACCCTCGAGGGAGGGCGGGGCCGCATCGTTCCAGTTCGTCGAGGACGCGATCGCGTCCACGCGGCGCAAGCCGGGCGACCCCCTTCGCGCCGACGCGATCGTGACCGCCCCCATCAGCAAAGAGGCGTGGGCCCTCGCTGGGCGCAGCAAGTACCCGGGCCACACCGAGCTGCTCGCGACGCGCTTCCAGAGCAAGCGTGTCGCGATGATGTTCGATTCCCCCACGCTGCGCGTGGTCCTCGCGACGATCCATGTGCCGCTGATGGATCTCCAGGGGTTGCTCACCATCGGTCGTGTCTTCGACCCCATCGACCTGGGCAACGACGCGCTGCGCCGGCTGGGCGTTGAGCGCCCGCGCATCGCCGTGTGCGGGCTCAACCCCCACGCCGGCGAGGGAGGCCTCTTCGGCGACGAAGAGCAGCGCCTCATCGAGCCCGCGATCCGGCTCGCGCAGGAAGCCGGCATCGACGCGCGCGGGCCCTTCCCGGCCGACACGGTCTTCAACAGAGCGGTCCGCGGCGAGTTCGACCTCGTGGTCGCGATGTACCACGACCAGGGGCTCATCCCCGTCAAGCTCCTCGCCTGGGATTCAGCGGTGAACGTCACCCTCGGCCTGCCGGTCGTGCGCACGAGCCCGGATCACGGGACCGCCTTCGACATCGCGCGACAGAACAAGGCCGACGCCGGGTCGCTCTCGCGCGCCGTCGAGCTCGCGGTGCGCATGAGCGCGATCAGCGACGCAGACTGA
- a CDS encoding PQQ-binding-like beta-propeller repeat protein, whose amino-acid sequence MQSRPHPTHGARHARNLLAAVVASAGLVGAVAPLAVAQQSNPVYVDDSLAASEALARAGELSAGGNHAEASRVLQRALDDDAERLLVDPRDPDLFRTVRDRVREALLSRPALLDEYRAVEGVEARRLLDAGDDERVERTRLLTTPGLDAALRVAQRRIERAQFWSALRVLEQLPGHPDLRADKHDHALRLARRAAGYIAALSSEDDTRAAEAIVASIARAAGASAPDAERLDAPRLERARSPFDHAGEVSVRAMLSRPLWSIPFQPTQEPTQGQRDAGHLPADSPLPSALGLQIIPTIAGDTIFLNSGDVIAAFDRYTLAPRWPERRFEPSGFVVAQQRSGRRGIQRIALDDTSSIAVSEPWAVAVTGTPAGNRRLGDPRVHALDTQTGVIAWSRDISTLDPGLEGATVKGRPLVSGGVVVLAASRQAAQRRLESVQLVGLDLSTGALLWRTPLASAGALPYNASVSAADHAIEWRGLALRADEVGVVAAVDAASGRPSWIRRTPRATLTRRESWPYESHAPVVVGEMVYSLSADSSRLFEVDGTTGTLRREFDAQMLGGAKYLLVVEGVIFSVSETSIARVTLSDDAPANARGVPRAQAEAILSLSRPGLRGRVVPAQGALVAPFRDGVIVVRLDSVDDAGRPRIDRLTLDRPGTVLPVNDQLVVVDDAELHTYLLWETAERQLLRRIEAEPDDPTAAVVYAELAYRAEKPQTILPALRLAVRALDRDPISPVSRDLRARLFASLVAMLTPEAPASSPVLPREVRAGVVDAVATLASTPSDRATALLLRGEHAQTFGDVQGAVAAYQGVLDEPSLSSAQLRDSGVQRSASEEVTRRLRGLVREHGPHIYARYDAEASDALGRLGLWSDASAFEDLARRYPVSASAARALMRASEAHQRTGQNERAVLALEQGLLAARDALIDDRAMLGELGGRLVLAIQKTGRHTAAHQALARLLSEYGEDLPLSAMGEPLNTASLRTTLAGLASDATRLARVGPIDESAQPQALMDWSIAEPLVRDAGAPARAHVVLTSAEQFSLFAPTPGGKGGVEARWSYPRANADALVRLDDSAAYFTVDSAQGRILTRIDARTGAPVWSTPAFRSLFGEQSVRNDPRLALEGNVRTPPSIETPVSGRRSLTELLVVFDERTMALVERSGRAAAFDLADGSTLWTRDDLPAEVYDIAAEAGVLILGGAVAARDPAQQQAARIATVVSLDLRTGRTIHETRPDAGRVRWVRPAGPGRALVGFDAGVLCNDAFRGTTRWFAGASALRESVEAWVVNDRVFVMDPTQRLWQLSLEDGAIRREPLDSEGRLDRGGPVRVRAVDDRAAFASIFGLIVFGPGGEIAGRDAALGGDTTVQTAFVDAGLLAVDIQPSDSQGQLNVYRVRRFSSSTAALQGSQRIALGVAPSVIAAIDGRILVTAGNATIVYDAPVSPARGD is encoded by the coding sequence ATGCAGAGCAGACCGCACCCCACGCACGGCGCACGACACGCGAGGAACCTCCTCGCGGCGGTGGTCGCGAGCGCGGGCCTCGTCGGCGCCGTCGCGCCCCTCGCCGTCGCGCAGCAGTCCAACCCGGTCTACGTCGACGACTCTCTGGCCGCAAGCGAGGCACTCGCGCGCGCGGGCGAGCTCTCAGCCGGCGGCAATCACGCCGAGGCGTCGCGCGTCCTCCAGCGCGCCCTCGACGACGACGCCGAGCGCCTCCTCGTCGACCCGCGCGACCCAGACCTCTTCCGCACCGTCCGAGACCGCGTTCGCGAGGCGCTCCTCTCCAGACCCGCCCTGCTCGACGAGTACCGGGCCGTCGAGGGCGTCGAGGCGCGCCGGCTGCTCGACGCGGGCGACGACGAGCGCGTCGAACGCACGCGCCTGCTCACGACCCCCGGGCTCGACGCGGCCCTGCGCGTCGCCCAGCGACGCATCGAGCGCGCCCAGTTCTGGTCCGCCCTGCGCGTGCTCGAGCAGCTGCCGGGCCACCCCGACCTGCGCGCCGACAAGCACGACCACGCGCTGCGCCTCGCCCGGCGCGCCGCCGGGTACATCGCGGCGCTGTCCTCCGAGGACGACACCCGCGCCGCCGAGGCGATCGTCGCGTCGATCGCCCGCGCCGCCGGCGCGTCGGCGCCCGACGCCGAGCGCCTCGACGCGCCGCGCCTCGAGCGCGCGCGCTCGCCCTTCGATCACGCCGGAGAGGTCTCGGTCCGCGCGATGCTCTCGCGCCCGCTTTGGTCCATCCCCTTCCAGCCCACGCAGGAGCCGACCCAGGGCCAGCGCGACGCCGGGCACCTGCCGGCCGATTCGCCGCTGCCCTCGGCGCTGGGGCTGCAGATCATCCCCACCATCGCGGGCGACACGATCTTCCTGAACAGCGGCGACGTGATCGCGGCGTTCGACCGGTACACGCTCGCGCCGCGCTGGCCGGAGCGACGCTTCGAGCCCTCGGGCTTCGTCGTCGCGCAGCAGCGCTCGGGGCGTCGAGGGATCCAGCGCATCGCCCTCGACGACACCAGTTCGATCGCCGTCTCCGAGCCGTGGGCGGTCGCCGTCACCGGCACGCCGGCCGGCAACCGGCGCCTGGGCGACCCGCGCGTGCACGCGCTCGACACGCAGACCGGCGTCATCGCCTGGTCGCGCGACATCTCGACCCTCGACCCGGGGCTCGAGGGCGCGACGGTGAAGGGGCGCCCGCTGGTCTCCGGGGGCGTGGTGGTGCTCGCCGCCAGCAGGCAGGCCGCCCAGCGCCGGCTCGAGAGCGTGCAGCTCGTCGGGCTCGATCTCTCGACTGGTGCGCTGCTGTGGCGCACGCCGCTCGCGAGCGCCGGCGCGCTGCCCTACAACGCGTCGGTGTCCGCCGCCGATCACGCGATCGAGTGGCGCGGTCTCGCGCTGCGCGCCGACGAGGTTGGCGTCGTCGCCGCCGTCGACGCCGCGAGCGGGCGCCCGTCGTGGATCCGGCGCACCCCGCGCGCCACGCTCACACGGCGCGAGTCCTGGCCATATGAGTCCCACGCGCCGGTCGTCGTGGGCGAGATGGTCTATTCCCTCTCCGCCGATTCCTCGCGCCTCTTCGAGGTCGACGGGACCACCGGCACGCTCCGGCGCGAGTTCGACGCGCAGATGCTGGGCGGCGCGAAGTACCTCCTCGTCGTCGAGGGCGTGATCTTTTCCGTGAGCGAGACCTCCATCGCGCGCGTCACCCTCTCCGACGACGCGCCGGCCAACGCGCGCGGCGTGCCCCGCGCCCAGGCCGAGGCGATCCTCTCCCTCTCGCGCCCCGGCCTGCGAGGGCGCGTCGTCCCGGCGCAGGGCGCGCTCGTCGCGCCGTTCCGCGACGGCGTGATCGTCGTCCGGCTCGACAGCGTCGACGACGCCGGGCGCCCGCGCATCGACCGCCTCACGCTCGACCGCCCGGGCACGGTGCTGCCGGTGAACGACCAGCTCGTCGTGGTCGACGACGCCGAGCTGCACACCTACCTGCTGTGGGAGACCGCCGAGCGCCAGCTCCTGCGGCGCATCGAGGCCGAGCCCGACGACCCCACCGCCGCCGTCGTCTACGCCGAGCTCGCGTACCGAGCCGAGAAACCCCAGACTATCCTGCCGGCGCTGCGCCTCGCGGTGCGCGCGCTCGACAGAGACCCGATCTCGCCCGTGTCGCGCGACCTGCGCGCCCGCCTCTTCGCGTCGCTGGTCGCGATGCTGACGCCCGAAGCGCCGGCCTCGTCGCCGGTCCTGCCTCGCGAGGTGCGCGCCGGCGTCGTCGACGCCGTGGCGACTCTGGCGTCGACGCCCTCGGACCGCGCCACGGCGCTGCTGCTTCGGGGCGAGCACGCCCAGACCTTCGGCGATGTGCAGGGCGCCGTCGCCGCCTACCAGGGCGTGCTCGACGAGCCCTCGCTCTCGTCGGCGCAGCTCCGAGACAGCGGCGTGCAGCGCTCGGCGTCCGAAGAGGTCACCCGGCGCCTGCGCGGGCTGGTGCGCGAGCACGGGCCCCACATCTACGCGCGCTACGACGCCGAGGCGTCCGACGCGCTGGGGCGTCTGGGGCTGTGGAGCGACGCGTCGGCCTTCGAGGACCTCGCGCGACGGTACCCGGTCAGCGCGTCCGCGGCGCGCGCGCTCATGCGCGCGTCCGAGGCGCACCAGCGCACCGGCCAGAACGAACGCGCCGTCCTCGCGCTCGAGCAGGGACTCCTCGCGGCCCGCGACGCGCTGATCGACGACCGCGCCATGCTGGGCGAGCTGGGGGGGCGCCTCGTGCTGGCCATCCAGAAGACCGGCAGGCACACCGCCGCCCACCAGGCGCTCGCGCGACTGCTCAGCGAGTACGGGGAGGACCTGCCCCTGAGCGCGATGGGCGAGCCGCTGAACACCGCGTCGCTGCGCACGACGCTCGCCGGGCTGGCGTCCGACGCGACGCGCCTCGCGCGCGTGGGGCCGATCGACGAGTCGGCCCAGCCCCAGGCCCTCATGGACTGGAGCATCGCCGAGCCCCTCGTGCGCGACGCCGGCGCGCCGGCCAGGGCGCACGTTGTGCTCACCTCCGCTGAGCAGTTCTCGCTGTTCGCGCCGACGCCCGGGGGCAAGGGCGGCGTCGAGGCCAGGTGGTCGTATCCGCGCGCGAACGCCGACGCGCTGGTGCGCCTCGACGACAGCGCCGCGTACTTCACCGTCGACTCGGCGCAGGGGCGCATCCTGACGCGCATCGACGCGCGCACCGGCGCGCCGGTGTGGAGCACGCCGGCGTTCCGCTCGCTCTTCGGCGAGCAGTCGGTTCGCAACGACCCGCGCCTCGCCCTCGAGGGCAACGTCCGCACGCCGCCCTCCATCGAGACGCCGGTCTCGGGCCGGCGTTCGCTGACCGAGCTTCTCGTGGTCTTCGACGAGCGCACGATGGCGCTCGTCGAGCGCAGCGGGCGCGCCGCCGCGTTTGATCTGGCCGACGGGTCGACGCTGTGGACGCGCGACGATCTCCCGGCCGAGGTCTACGACATCGCCGCCGAAGCGGGCGTGCTGATCCTCGGGGGCGCCGTCGCGGCGCGCGACCCTGCGCAGCAGCAGGCGGCGCGCATCGCGACCGTGGTCTCGCTCGACCTGCGCACCGGGCGCACCATCCACGAGACGCGCCCCGACGCCGGGCGCGTCCGCTGGGTCAGGCCCGCCGGCCCGGGTCGCGCGCTGGTGGGCTTCGACGCAGGCGTCCTCTGCAACGACGCGTTCCGGGGCACGACGCGCTGGTTCGCCGGCGCGTCGGCCCTGCGCGAGTCCGTCGAGGCGTGGGTCGTCAACGACCGCGTGTTCGTCATGGACCCCACGCAGCGCCTCTGGCAGCTCTCCCTCGAGGACGGCGCGATCCGGCGCGAGCCGCTCGACTCCGAAGGGCGCCTGGATCGCGGCGGGCCGGTGCGCGTGCGCGCCGTCGACGATCGCGCCGCCTTCGCCTCCATCTTCGGGCTCATCGTCTTCGGCCCGGGGGGCGAGATCGCCGGG